Proteins from a single region of Haloplanus sp. GDY1:
- a CDS encoding 2-oxo acid dehydrogenase subunit E2, whose translation MGYAVRMPKMGMTMEEGTVIEWHVDVDGTVEADAPLVDVESEKSVNEVTAREGGTLLERFADAGDTVAPGDPIGYVGDADAEVPDDVREEVGGTAEEKEETAATDAPTAAAGTTADGPVSVRELSADVSPRARAYAGDAGVDPADLDAISGSGPGGAVIERDVIEAVEAGDAADGSAQEGPAIREVRELTGLRRSVADRMTTSAREAPQVTLNRRVDVGATLATIDRLAADRGVEVSITDFLLAAVARAAEEHPALNARFVDGEHRIASDVNVSVAVDVEGGLVTPVVERVGELTVEGIGRERAALTEAVQAGTHDAADLQGGTFTVTNLGMFGVDSFDPLLNPPQVAILGVGRLHTDDDGAELPLSLTFDHRVADGADAARFLAAVADALTRPLELIGGGSEGADTGPTAADESPPAPPEGTVTARSAEGLSATVRAREFEWRADEPEERGGTDSAATPVEQFLGSLSSCLALTTRLMADRRDVAIETITVEVTAEPSVHDIDALDVQVEATADEDPADVERVVTVAERACPVNGIVSEDVDRSIGVTVSRPS comes from the coding sequence ATGGGCTACGCAGTACGAATGCCGAAGATGGGGATGACGATGGAGGAGGGGACCGTGATCGAGTGGCACGTCGACGTCGACGGGACGGTCGAGGCCGACGCCCCCCTCGTCGACGTCGAGAGCGAGAAGTCGGTCAACGAGGTGACCGCCCGGGAGGGCGGGACGCTCCTCGAACGGTTCGCCGACGCCGGCGACACGGTGGCGCCCGGCGACCCCATCGGGTACGTGGGCGACGCCGACGCCGAGGTGCCCGACGACGTCCGGGAGGAGGTCGGCGGGACGGCCGAGGAGAAAGAGGAGACGGCGGCGACCGACGCACCGACGGCGGCCGCGGGGACGACGGCCGACGGCCCGGTGTCCGTCCGCGAACTGTCCGCGGACGTGTCGCCCCGCGCCCGGGCGTACGCCGGCGACGCCGGGGTCGACCCCGCCGACCTCGACGCCATCTCGGGGTCCGGCCCGGGCGGGGCCGTGATCGAACGGGACGTGATCGAGGCCGTCGAAGCCGGCGACGCGGCGGACGGATCGGCCCAGGAGGGGCCGGCGATCCGCGAGGTTCGGGAGCTGACCGGGCTGCGGCGATCCGTCGCCGACCGGATGACCACCTCGGCACGCGAGGCGCCACAGGTGACGCTGAACCGCCGCGTGGACGTCGGGGCGACGCTCGCGACGATCGACCGGCTCGCCGCCGACAGGGGCGTCGAGGTGTCGATCACGGACTTCCTGCTCGCCGCGGTCGCCAGGGCCGCCGAGGAGCATCCGGCGCTGAACGCCCGCTTCGTCGACGGCGAACACCGCATCGCCAGCGACGTGAACGTCAGCGTCGCCGTCGACGTCGAGGGCGGCCTCGTCACGCCCGTCGTCGAGCGCGTGGGCGAACTCACCGTCGAGGGGATCGGTCGCGAGCGAGCGGCGCTCACGGAGGCCGTCCAGGCGGGGACACACGACGCCGCCGACCTGCAGGGCGGGACGTTCACCGTCACCAACCTCGGCATGTTCGGCGTCGACAGCTTCGACCCGCTCCTGAACCCCCCACAGGTGGCGATCCTCGGCGTCGGCCGCCTCCACACCGACGACGACGGCGCCGAACTCCCCCTCTCGCTCACCTTCGACCACCGCGTGGCCGACGGCGCGGACGCCGCCCGATTCCTCGCGGCGGTCGCGGACGCGCTCACCCGACCGCTCGAACTGATCGGCGGCGGCTCCGAGGGTGCCGACACGGGGCCGACGGCCGCCGACGAGTCGCCCCCCGCCCCGCCCGAGGGGACGGTCACCGCACGCTCCGCGGAGGGGTTATCCGCCACCGTCCGGGCGCGCGAGTTCGAGTGGCGCGCCGACGAACCCGAGGAGCGGGGCGGCACCGACAGCGCCGCGACGCCGGTCGAGCAGTTCCTCGGGAGCCTCTCGTCGTGTCTGGCCCTGACGACGCGGCTGATGGCCGACCGGCGCGACGTCGCCATCGAGACGATCACCGTCGAGGTGACGGCCGAGCCCTCCGTCCACGACATCGACGCGCTCGACGTGCAGGTCGAGGCGACCGCCGACGAGGACCCCGCGGACGTCGAGCGGGTCGTCACGGTCGCGGAGCGCGCCTGTCCGGTCAACGGGATCGTCTCGGAGGACGTCGACCGGTCGATCGGCGTGACCGTCTCCCGACCCTCGTAG